A genomic segment from Drosophila miranda strain MSH22 chromosome 3, D.miranda_PacBio2.1, whole genome shotgun sequence encodes:
- the LOC117187959 gene encoding ubiquitin carboxyl-terminal hydrolase 31-like isoform X2: protein MGTTKEQQNEGDAAAAEAAVGATHTTPTQHQRKETEEEEEKTLPTPPVVASTMATNAAKKIRRAFSMPRNPFRWSRKFKTAAAAAAIASDAESGAGKDNAGERRGSHTAISSCVSGGRGRSGSIISLSSYEAAPGDAAATTTTTNTYANSNSNHTNNSTSNSNKRARVLRRSSFKKFLNRIAQHLSATVNVGANKHRQTNGLGSASSGGGGDRVPPIGGYQWPPDQTPGVMGLKNHGNTCFMNAVLQCLSHTDILAEYFVLDQYKADLKRRNKINSRKFGTKGELTEQLANVLKALWTCRNESDHSTGFKAVVDRYGTQFRSSTQHDAQEFLFWLLDKVHEDLNTASKRRYKSIKNSYGRSDEIIAAETLANHIRCNNSFVQAVFQAQFRSSLTCPRCKKQSNTFDPFHCISVQLPQLTQQTIFVTVVYMKQQPRQIKMGLRVPAGSPIVALREQLQTDTGIAGSRMVLVDLNAEGFTRVFYDTQPVETLSSIESIYCIEVPEAQAKIGATPKAAPSPSAPEAAEKIASAPAPAAAPQADLLLLVANVYKAKDGKDMTRFGAPFSMKAPRDCSYQDLQKRMLREMSPLLKPEVFSYTTPLADMFRIRLQDPSADPDTYLEQVEHPLLTEMIDMALSVLASEAGPPHIKLLLEWNSPEDHFLARQQETDDEAVVEHESVARLSASKAKDTAALTLEQCLEHYTKAETLSAEDAWRCPHCQQYLPVVKTLGLWSLPDILVVHFKRFRQHQSKGPQAAKLTTMVKFPLTAFDMSPHLAKGVHESATSSSLGILDGGGRGSNLWKRARSGDSRSSTLNSRCDPKDTRYDLYAVCYHQGDTLETGHYTAACKNPYDRQWYKFDDQRVSKVPEDDIEQDIINNEAYMLFYQRRSVDAGECSGSSSNSGDHWVSRIAPAPASATSSPADSTSGKENDGAIKAEAGSSEVAESGPAAEKAQSKPVNIPLVNEEVAPETTEAVAQEEPKVAANELAALPLNIEELDFADADADVSLSEDAKNERIEAPAEQSQTTAAAAPKAAAAIEEVTHIFSMDEEQKEEPVEVTKVISRSEILPESLPTAEVVRTNGHVSPSSSSASSESSLSSRSSPRSLTTSVAAASTLQNKLNGHMNTACSSKFNGNGNANANATHPQLSSSLQLTRQVLSNHNWHGSRSSVSAVENATHQQQKQQAAAAASLSLRHSFSTSSNYKLRECTETLSSLLRNSTNTCSKDTLLFIDQQSHHHTAGLIEDDDDSYMGRSLWISPVTPHKLITVSPKN from the exons ATGGGCACAACTAAAGAGCAACAAAATGAAGGCGAcgccgcagcagcagaggcggCCGTGGGCGCCACCCACACAACACCAACGCAACATCAGAGGAAGGAgacagaagaagaagaagagaagACGCTTCCCACACCGCCAGTGGTAGCCTCAACCATGGCCACAAATGCCGCCAAAAAGATACGCCGAGCCTTCTCCATGCCACGCAATCCGTTTCGCTGGTCGCGTAAATTTAagacagcagccgcagcggcagcaatAGCAAGCGACGCAGAGTCTGGAGCCGGCAAGGATAATGCAGGGGAGCGTCGAGGCAGCCATACGGCTATTTCGTCCTGCGTAAGCGGCGGACGGGGACGCAGCGGCAGCATTATTTCTCTGAGCAGCTACGAGGCGGCGCCTGGAGACGCCgcagccaccaccaccaccaccaatACATATGCCAATAGTAACAGCAACCACACCAATAACAGTACCAGTAACAGCAATAAGCGGGCACGTGTTCTGCGCCGTTCGTCCTTCAAGAAATTTCTGAATCGCATTGCTCAGCATCTGAGCGCAACGGTGAATGTTGGA GCGAATAAACACCGGCAAACGAATGGATTGGGATCGGCGAGCAGCGGCGGAGGAGGAGATCGAGTGCCTCCCATTGGAGGCTATCAGTGGCCGCCGGATCAGACGCCAGGAGTGATGGGGCTGAAGAATCATGGCAACACCTGCTTCATGAACGCCGTGCTGCAGTGCCTCAGCCACACGGACATTCTAGCCGAGTATTTCGTTTTGGACCAGTACAAG GCTGATCTTAAGCGCCGCAATAAGATCAATTCGCGAAAGTTCGGCACCAAGGGAGAGCTCACCGAGCAGCTGGCCAATGTGCTGAAGGCCCTATGGACATGCCGCAACGAGAGCGACCACAGCACGGGCTTCAAGGCGGTGGTGGATCGGTACGGGACGCAGTTTCGCAGCTCCACGCAGCACGATGCACAGGAGTTCCTTTTCTGGCTGCTGGACAAGGTGCACGAGGACCTCAATACGGCCAGTAAGCGACGCTACAAAAGCATCAAG AACTCCTATGGCCGGTCGGATGAGATCATTGCCGCCGAGACACTGGCGAATCACATACGGTGCAACAATAGCTTCGTGCAGGCCGTGTTCCAGGCCCAGTTCCGATCCTCGCTGACGTGTCCGCGCTGCAAGAAGCAGTCAAACACTTTCGATCCCTTCCATTGCATTTCCGTGCAGCTGCCGCAGCTCACACAGCAGACGATCTTCGTTACGGTGGTGTACATGAAGCAGCAGCCGCGACAGATCAAAATGGGGCTGAGAGTGCCGGCCGGATCGCCGATTGTGGCCCTGCGGGAGCAGCTGCAGACGGACACGGGCATTGCGGGGTCGCGCATGGTGCTGGTGGACCTCAATGCCGAGGGATTCACGCGCGTCTTCTACGACACTCAGCCCGTGGAGACGCTCAGCAGCATCGAGAGCATCTACTGCATCGAGGTGCCGGAAGCCCAGGCAAAGATCGGCGCCACCCCAAAGGCCGCTCCCTCCCCATCGGCTCCCGAAGCGGCAGAAAAGATCGCCTCTGCCCCAGCACCTGCAGCCGCCCCACAGGCAGATCTGCTCCTTCTAGTGGCCAACGTGTACAAAGCAAAGGACGGGAAAGACATGACCCGCTTCGGGGCCCCGTTTAGTATGAAAGCCCCGCGCGACTGCTCCTACCAGGATCTACAGAAGCGGATGCTGCGCGAGATGTCGCCGCTGCTCAAGCCGGAGGTCTTCTCCTACACAACGCCCCTGGCGGACATGTTCCGCATCCGGCTGCAGGACCCCTCCGCCGACCCCGACACCTACCTGGAACAGGTGGAGCATCCGCTGCTCACCGAAATGATCGACATGGCCCTCTCAGTGCTCGCCTCGGAGGCGGGGCCACCGCACATCAAGCTCCTGCTGGAGTGGAACTCGCCCGAGGATCACTTTCTCGCCCGCCAGCAGGAGACCGATGATGAGGCCGTCGTTGAGCACGAGAGCGTGGCACGGCTAAGCGCCAGCAAGGCCAAAGATACCGCCGCCCTAACGCTGGAGCAGTGCCTGGAGCACTACACCAAGGCGGAGACGCTCAGTGCTGAGGACGCCTGGCGCTGTCCCCACTGCCAGCAGTATCTGCCCGTGGTGAAGACCCTGGGCCTGTGGTCACTGCCCGACATCCTGGTGGTCCACTTCAAGCGCTTCCGCCAGCACCAGTCGAAGGGTCCGCAGGCGGCAAAGCTCACCACGATGGTCAAGTTTCCGCTGACCGCCTTCGACATGTCACCCCACCTTGCCAAGGGTGTCCACGAGAGCGCCACCAGCAGCTCCCTGGGAATCCTAGATGGCGGCGGTCGCGGCTCGAATCTGTGGAAGCGAGCGCGATCCGGCGACTCGCGCTCTTCCACCCTTAACTCTCGCTGCGACCCCAAGGACACGCGGTACGATCTGTACGCCGTTTGCTACCACCAGGGCGATACTTTGGAGACGGGCCACTATACGGCAGCCTGCAAGAACCCATACGACCGGCAGTGGTACAAGTTCGATGACCAGCGCGTGAGCAAGGTGCCCGAAGATGATATCGAACAGGACATCATCAACAACGAGGCCTATATGCTTTTCTACCAGCGACGCAGCGTAGATGCCGGAGAGTGCTCCGGCTCCAGTTCTAACTCTGGGGATCACTGGGTCTCCCGCATTGCTCCAGCCCCAGCTTCGGCaacctcttcaccggccgactCAACATCTGGCAAGGAGAACGACGGAGCTATTAAGGCGGAGGCGGGCTCCAGCGAAGTGGCCGAAAGTGGACCAGCCGCGGAGAAGGCCCAGTCCAAGCCCGTGAATATTCCACTTGTGAATGAAGAAG TTGCTCCAGAAACCACAGAAGCTGTGGCCCAAGAAGAACCCAAAGTCGCCGCCAACGAACTCGCAGCCCTCCCACTCAACATTGAGGAGCTGGACTTCGCCGATGCCGATGCGGATGTCAGTTTGAGTGAAGATGCCAAAAATGAGAGGATAGAAGCTCCAGCAGAGCAAAGCCAAAcaactgcagctgcagcacccAAAGCTGCAGCGGCTATTGAGGAAGTCACGCACATTTTTTCCATGGACGAGGAGCAGAAAGAAGAACCGGTGGAAGTGACAAAGGTCATCAGCAGGAGCGAAATACTACCCGAGAGTCTGCCCACCGCTGAAGTGGTTCGGACCAATGGCCATGTGAGCCCCTCCTCTAGCTCGGCTTCGTCGGAGAGCTCGCTCTCGTCGCGTTCCTCGCCACGTTCGCTTACCACCTCCGTGGCAGCGGCATCCACGCTGCAAAACAAACTCAACGGCCACATGAATACCGCATGCTCGAGCAAGTtcaatgggaatgggaatgcgaatgcgaatgccaCACACCCGCAGCTATCGTCTAGCCTGCAGCTTACGCGGCAGGTGCTGAGCAACCACAACTGGCATGGATCCCGGAGCAGTGTCTCGGCTGTGGAGAATGCCACACAccagcagcaaaagcagcaggcggcggcggcagctaGCCTCAGTCTGCGGCACTCCTTCTCCACCAGCTCCAACTACAAGCTGCGCGAGTGCACCGAGACGCTGTCCTCGCTGCTGCGCAACTCAACCAACACCTGCAGCAAGGACACACTGCTGTTTATTGATCAGCAGAGCCATCACCACACAGCGGGCCTCATCGAGGACGACGATGATTCGTATATGGGACGGTCCTTGTGG ATATCCCCAGTGACGCCACACAAACTTATTACTGTTTCGCCCAAGAATTAG
- the LOC117187959 gene encoding ubiquitin carboxyl-terminal hydrolase 43-like isoform X1, producing the protein MGTTKEQQNEGDAAAAEAAVGATHTTPTQHQRKETEEEEEKTLPTPPVVASTMATNAAKKIRRAFSMPRNPFRWSRKFKTAAAAAAIASDAESGAGKDNAGERRGSHTAISSCVSGGRGRSGSIISLSSYEAAPGDAAATTTTTNTYANSNSNHTNNSTSNSNKRARVLRRSSFKKFLNRIAQHLSATVNVGSEEQSSAAASRVNLIDIVPFYTGCWRRKEANKHRQTNGLGSASSGGGGDRVPPIGGYQWPPDQTPGVMGLKNHGNTCFMNAVLQCLSHTDILAEYFVLDQYKADLKRRNKINSRKFGTKGELTEQLANVLKALWTCRNESDHSTGFKAVVDRYGTQFRSSTQHDAQEFLFWLLDKVHEDLNTASKRRYKSIKNSYGRSDEIIAAETLANHIRCNNSFVQAVFQAQFRSSLTCPRCKKQSNTFDPFHCISVQLPQLTQQTIFVTVVYMKQQPRQIKMGLRVPAGSPIVALREQLQTDTGIAGSRMVLVDLNAEGFTRVFYDTQPVETLSSIESIYCIEVPEAQAKIGATPKAAPSPSAPEAAEKIASAPAPAAAPQADLLLLVANVYKAKDGKDMTRFGAPFSMKAPRDCSYQDLQKRMLREMSPLLKPEVFSYTTPLADMFRIRLQDPSADPDTYLEQVEHPLLTEMIDMALSVLASEAGPPHIKLLLEWNSPEDHFLARQQETDDEAVVEHESVARLSASKAKDTAALTLEQCLEHYTKAETLSAEDAWRCPHCQQYLPVVKTLGLWSLPDILVVHFKRFRQHQSKGPQAAKLTTMVKFPLTAFDMSPHLAKGVHESATSSSLGILDGGGRGSNLWKRARSGDSRSSTLNSRCDPKDTRYDLYAVCYHQGDTLETGHYTAACKNPYDRQWYKFDDQRVSKVPEDDIEQDIINNEAYMLFYQRRSVDAGECSGSSSNSGDHWVSRIAPAPASATSSPADSTSGKENDGAIKAEAGSSEVAESGPAAEKAQSKPVNIPLVNEEVAPETTEAVAQEEPKVAANELAALPLNIEELDFADADADVSLSEDAKNERIEAPAEQSQTTAAAAPKAAAAIEEVTHIFSMDEEQKEEPVEVTKVISRSEILPESLPTAEVVRTNGHVSPSSSSASSESSLSSRSSPRSLTTSVAAASTLQNKLNGHMNTACSSKFNGNGNANANATHPQLSSSLQLTRQVLSNHNWHGSRSSVSAVENATHQQQKQQAAAAASLSLRHSFSTSSNYKLRECTETLSSLLRNSTNTCSKDTLLFIDQQSHHHTAGLIEDDDDSYMGRSLWISPVTPHKLITVSPKN; encoded by the exons ATGGGCACAACTAAAGAGCAACAAAATGAAGGCGAcgccgcagcagcagaggcggCCGTGGGCGCCACCCACACAACACCAACGCAACATCAGAGGAAGGAgacagaagaagaagaagagaagACGCTTCCCACACCGCCAGTGGTAGCCTCAACCATGGCCACAAATGCCGCCAAAAAGATACGCCGAGCCTTCTCCATGCCACGCAATCCGTTTCGCTGGTCGCGTAAATTTAagacagcagccgcagcggcagcaatAGCAAGCGACGCAGAGTCTGGAGCCGGCAAGGATAATGCAGGGGAGCGTCGAGGCAGCCATACGGCTATTTCGTCCTGCGTAAGCGGCGGACGGGGACGCAGCGGCAGCATTATTTCTCTGAGCAGCTACGAGGCGGCGCCTGGAGACGCCgcagccaccaccaccaccaccaatACATATGCCAATAGTAACAGCAACCACACCAATAACAGTACCAGTAACAGCAATAAGCGGGCACGTGTTCTGCGCCGTTCGTCCTTCAAGAAATTTCTGAATCGCATTGCTCAGCATCTGAGCGCAACGGTGAATGTTGGA TCGGAGGAGCAGAGCTCTGCTGCCGCCAGTCGGGTAAACTTGATAGACATCGTTCCCTTCTACACCGGATGCTGGCGCAGAAAAGAG GCGAATAAACACCGGCAAACGAATGGATTGGGATCGGCGAGCAGCGGCGGAGGAGGAGATCGAGTGCCTCCCATTGGAGGCTATCAGTGGCCGCCGGATCAGACGCCAGGAGTGATGGGGCTGAAGAATCATGGCAACACCTGCTTCATGAACGCCGTGCTGCAGTGCCTCAGCCACACGGACATTCTAGCCGAGTATTTCGTTTTGGACCAGTACAAG GCTGATCTTAAGCGCCGCAATAAGATCAATTCGCGAAAGTTCGGCACCAAGGGAGAGCTCACCGAGCAGCTGGCCAATGTGCTGAAGGCCCTATGGACATGCCGCAACGAGAGCGACCACAGCACGGGCTTCAAGGCGGTGGTGGATCGGTACGGGACGCAGTTTCGCAGCTCCACGCAGCACGATGCACAGGAGTTCCTTTTCTGGCTGCTGGACAAGGTGCACGAGGACCTCAATACGGCCAGTAAGCGACGCTACAAAAGCATCAAG AACTCCTATGGCCGGTCGGATGAGATCATTGCCGCCGAGACACTGGCGAATCACATACGGTGCAACAATAGCTTCGTGCAGGCCGTGTTCCAGGCCCAGTTCCGATCCTCGCTGACGTGTCCGCGCTGCAAGAAGCAGTCAAACACTTTCGATCCCTTCCATTGCATTTCCGTGCAGCTGCCGCAGCTCACACAGCAGACGATCTTCGTTACGGTGGTGTACATGAAGCAGCAGCCGCGACAGATCAAAATGGGGCTGAGAGTGCCGGCCGGATCGCCGATTGTGGCCCTGCGGGAGCAGCTGCAGACGGACACGGGCATTGCGGGGTCGCGCATGGTGCTGGTGGACCTCAATGCCGAGGGATTCACGCGCGTCTTCTACGACACTCAGCCCGTGGAGACGCTCAGCAGCATCGAGAGCATCTACTGCATCGAGGTGCCGGAAGCCCAGGCAAAGATCGGCGCCACCCCAAAGGCCGCTCCCTCCCCATCGGCTCCCGAAGCGGCAGAAAAGATCGCCTCTGCCCCAGCACCTGCAGCCGCCCCACAGGCAGATCTGCTCCTTCTAGTGGCCAACGTGTACAAAGCAAAGGACGGGAAAGACATGACCCGCTTCGGGGCCCCGTTTAGTATGAAAGCCCCGCGCGACTGCTCCTACCAGGATCTACAGAAGCGGATGCTGCGCGAGATGTCGCCGCTGCTCAAGCCGGAGGTCTTCTCCTACACAACGCCCCTGGCGGACATGTTCCGCATCCGGCTGCAGGACCCCTCCGCCGACCCCGACACCTACCTGGAACAGGTGGAGCATCCGCTGCTCACCGAAATGATCGACATGGCCCTCTCAGTGCTCGCCTCGGAGGCGGGGCCACCGCACATCAAGCTCCTGCTGGAGTGGAACTCGCCCGAGGATCACTTTCTCGCCCGCCAGCAGGAGACCGATGATGAGGCCGTCGTTGAGCACGAGAGCGTGGCACGGCTAAGCGCCAGCAAGGCCAAAGATACCGCCGCCCTAACGCTGGAGCAGTGCCTGGAGCACTACACCAAGGCGGAGACGCTCAGTGCTGAGGACGCCTGGCGCTGTCCCCACTGCCAGCAGTATCTGCCCGTGGTGAAGACCCTGGGCCTGTGGTCACTGCCCGACATCCTGGTGGTCCACTTCAAGCGCTTCCGCCAGCACCAGTCGAAGGGTCCGCAGGCGGCAAAGCTCACCACGATGGTCAAGTTTCCGCTGACCGCCTTCGACATGTCACCCCACCTTGCCAAGGGTGTCCACGAGAGCGCCACCAGCAGCTCCCTGGGAATCCTAGATGGCGGCGGTCGCGGCTCGAATCTGTGGAAGCGAGCGCGATCCGGCGACTCGCGCTCTTCCACCCTTAACTCTCGCTGCGACCCCAAGGACACGCGGTACGATCTGTACGCCGTTTGCTACCACCAGGGCGATACTTTGGAGACGGGCCACTATACGGCAGCCTGCAAGAACCCATACGACCGGCAGTGGTACAAGTTCGATGACCAGCGCGTGAGCAAGGTGCCCGAAGATGATATCGAACAGGACATCATCAACAACGAGGCCTATATGCTTTTCTACCAGCGACGCAGCGTAGATGCCGGAGAGTGCTCCGGCTCCAGTTCTAACTCTGGGGATCACTGGGTCTCCCGCATTGCTCCAGCCCCAGCTTCGGCaacctcttcaccggccgactCAACATCTGGCAAGGAGAACGACGGAGCTATTAAGGCGGAGGCGGGCTCCAGCGAAGTGGCCGAAAGTGGACCAGCCGCGGAGAAGGCCCAGTCCAAGCCCGTGAATATTCCACTTGTGAATGAAGAAG TTGCTCCAGAAACCACAGAAGCTGTGGCCCAAGAAGAACCCAAAGTCGCCGCCAACGAACTCGCAGCCCTCCCACTCAACATTGAGGAGCTGGACTTCGCCGATGCCGATGCGGATGTCAGTTTGAGTGAAGATGCCAAAAATGAGAGGATAGAAGCTCCAGCAGAGCAAAGCCAAAcaactgcagctgcagcacccAAAGCTGCAGCGGCTATTGAGGAAGTCACGCACATTTTTTCCATGGACGAGGAGCAGAAAGAAGAACCGGTGGAAGTGACAAAGGTCATCAGCAGGAGCGAAATACTACCCGAGAGTCTGCCCACCGCTGAAGTGGTTCGGACCAATGGCCATGTGAGCCCCTCCTCTAGCTCGGCTTCGTCGGAGAGCTCGCTCTCGTCGCGTTCCTCGCCACGTTCGCTTACCACCTCCGTGGCAGCGGCATCCACGCTGCAAAACAAACTCAACGGCCACATGAATACCGCATGCTCGAGCAAGTtcaatgggaatgggaatgcgaatgcgaatgccaCACACCCGCAGCTATCGTCTAGCCTGCAGCTTACGCGGCAGGTGCTGAGCAACCACAACTGGCATGGATCCCGGAGCAGTGTCTCGGCTGTGGAGAATGCCACACAccagcagcaaaagcagcaggcggcggcggcagctaGCCTCAGTCTGCGGCACTCCTTCTCCACCAGCTCCAACTACAAGCTGCGCGAGTGCACCGAGACGCTGTCCTCGCTGCTGCGCAACTCAACCAACACCTGCAGCAAGGACACACTGCTGTTTATTGATCAGCAGAGCCATCACCACACAGCGGGCCTCATCGAGGACGACGATGATTCGTATATGGGACGGTCCTTGTGG ATATCCCCAGTGACGCCACACAAACTTATTACTGTTTCGCCCAAGAATTAG